From the genome of Macadamia integrifolia cultivar HAES 741 unplaced genomic scaffold, SCU_Mint_v3 scaffold2050, whole genome shotgun sequence, one region includes:
- the LOC122065561 gene encoding beta-glucosidase 18-like, whose product MKRSVLVVSIWYLQLLIPLISCVVDRSQFPATFLFGTSTSSYQIEGAYLAGNKSLSNWDVFTHTPEKIIGGGNGDVADDHYHRYMEDVELMHSLGVNSYRFSISWSRILPRGRFGGVNPVAIDFYNNIINAILVRGIQPFVTLNHYDIPQLLEDRYGSWLSTQMQQDYGYFAEVCFKAFGDRVKYWSTFNEPNMTITLGYLSGEFPPNHCSQSTYCRSGDSAIEPYIAAHNLILSHANAAYIYRKKFQAKQGGMIGIVLNAAWYEPLRNIPADYFAVRRALAFDNAWFLDPIMYGDYPPEMRQILGRRLPMFSAKEKNKLKSKLDFIGINHYTTTYVKDCLFSPCDEGTPQGDSFVYFTGERDGVLIGEPMAMPNFYVVPYGIEKIVLYFKERYNNTPIFITENGFAQKNYAGASIKDFLNDTKRIEYLNDYLTFLAKAMRDGGADVRGYFIWSLIDNFEWLFEYTLRFGLHYVDWLTLERIPKLSATWYKQFLDGNNTILKQDQMVVAT is encoded by the exons atCGAGGGTGCTTACTTAGCCGGTAACAAAAGCCTTAGCAATTGGGATGTTTTCACTCACACACCAG aaaaaataataggaGGAGGCAATGGAGATGTTGCAGATGATCACTATCATCGTTATATG GAAGACGTGGAGTTAATGCATTCTCTAGGAGTAAATTCCTACAgattctcaatttcatggtccAGAATCCTCCCAA GAGGTAGATTTGGAGGAGTTAATCCTGTGGCAATTGATTTCTACAACAACATTATCAATGCTATATTGGTCAGAG GGATACAACCATTTGTTACATTGAACCATTATGATATTCCTCAACTACTCGAGGATCGATATGGGTCATGGTTGAGTACACAAATGCA GCAGGATTATGGATACTTTGCAGAGGTATGTTTCAAAGCTTTTGGTGATAGAGTGAAGTATTGGAGCACATTCAATGAGCCAAACATGACAATCACATTAGGTTACCTTAGTGGAGAATTCCCTCCAAACCACTGTTCACAGTCTACCTACTGCAGATCTGGGGACTCAGCTATTGAACCTTACATTGCCGCACACAATCTTATATTGTCACATGCTAATGCAGCTTATATctatagaaaaaaatttcag GCCAAGCAAGGTGGTATGATAGGGATTGTACTCAATGCAGCTTGGTATGAACCACTCAGAAACATTCCAGCAGATTATTTCGCGGTTCGACGGGCTCTAGCTTTCGACAATGCTTg GTTCTTGGATCCTATAATGTATGGTGATTATCCTCCTGAAATGCGCCAGATTTTGGGTCGTAGGTTACCGATGTTTTCGGCGAAGGAGAAGAACAAGTTAAAGAGCAAGTTGGATTTTATTGGGATCAATCACTATACAACAACCTATGTGAAAGATTGCTTGTTCTCTCCTTGTGATGAGGGTACTCCTCAAGGGGATTCCTTTGTGTACTTCACAGGAGAAAGAGATGGTGTTCTTATTGGAGAGCCA aTGGCAATGCCAAACTTCTATGTGGTTCCATATGGTATAGAGAAGATTGTCTTATATTTTAAAGAACGATACAACAATACTCCAATTTTCATTACAGAAAATG GGTTTGCACAAAAAAATTATGCTGGGGCTTCTATTAAGGACTTCCTCAATGACACAAAGAGAATAGAATATTTGAATGATTACTTGACCTTTCTTGCTAAAGCCATGAG GGATGGTGGAGCTGATGTGAGAGGTTATTTCATATGGTCTCTTATTGACAATTTTGAATGGTTATTCGAATATACTTTGCGATTCGGGCTTCATTACGTTGATTGGTTAACACTTGAGAGAATACCGAAATTATCGGCTACATGGTATAAGCAATTTTTAGACGGAAATAATACCATCCTTAAACAAGATCAGATGGTCGTAGCTACATGA